The Bemisia tabaci chromosome 5, PGI_BMITA_v3 genome includes a window with the following:
- the LOC109044094 gene encoding acyl-CoA Delta-9 desaturase — MAPNITSTPTPLFLAEAELISPLRYQKTKPQISTPSYTKPPQKKSSSQNQYPWQIVWRNVIAFVYLHTAALYGLYLFIFVAHRYTVIWGFLLGSVGAIGITAGAHRLWAHKAYKAKWPMRVFLAMCQTLAFQNHIYEWVRDHRVHHKFTDTDADPHNSKRGFFFSHIGWLMLKKHKDVKEKGKTVDMSDLEQDWVVMFQKRYYMLLLPLLCFVIPVWIPIHFWKEDFSTSWYCAGILRYTLSLNFTWFVNSVAHIWGMKPYDRFISAVDNKIVAALAFGEGWHNYHHAFPWDYKAAELGNYRLNMSTALIDFCAKLGLAYDLKVASPELVKRRALRTGDGTHPGSAEKQEEEDGHHHSHENAVWGWDDENMSPDELKLVNILNRSKQE, encoded by the exons atggcTCCGAACATAACGAGCACGCCGACGCCTCTGTTTCTGGCGGAGGCGGAATTGATTTCTCCTCTGAGGTACCAGAAAACTAAACCGCAAATTTCAACGCCATCGTACACAAAACCACCGCAAAAGAAGAGCTCCTCTCAAAACCAATACCCATGGCAAATCGTTTGGCGAAATGTGATCGCTTTTGTGTACCTTCACACGGCAGCTCTGTACGGCTTATACCTTTTCATCTTCGTCGCTCATAGATACACCGTAATCTGGG GGTTCTTGCTGGGCTCAGTTGGAGCAATAGGAATCACAGCAGGAGCACATCGTCTTTGGGCTCACAAAGCGTACAAAGCCAAATGGCCAATGAGAGTGTTTCTCGCCATGTGCCAAACGCTcgcatttcaaaatcacattTATGAATGGGTCCGAGATCACAGGGTTCACCATAAATTCACTGACACAGACGCAGATCCCCACAACTCCAAGAGAGGATTCTTCTTCTCCCACATCGGATGGCTCATGCTGAAGAAGCACAAGGACGtgaaagagaaaggaaaaaccGTCGACATGTCCGATCTAGAACAAGACTGGGTCGTCATGTTTCAGAAAAG GTACTACATGTTACTTTTGCCTCTCCTGTGCTTCGTGATCCCGGTGTGGATACCCATCCACTTCTGGAAAGAGGACTTTTCTACTTCTTGGTACTGTGCTGGAATACTCCGCTACACTTTATCGTTGAACTTCACCTGGTTTGTGAATAGCGTTGCACATATCTGGggaatgaaaccttatgatcg ATTCATCTCTGCAGTGGACAACAAAATCGTGGCGGCGCTGGCTTTCGGGGAGGGTTGGCACAACTACCACCACGCTTTCCCATGGGACTACAAAGCAGCCGAGCTGGGCAACTACCGTCTGAACATGAGCACCGCTCTCATCGACTTCTGTGCTAAGCTGGGTCTCGCTTACGACCTGAAGGTGGCCTCCCCGGAGCTGGTCAAGCGCCGAGCCCTGAGAACAGGCGATGGGACGCACCCAGGATCAGCCGAAAAACAAGAGGAAGAGGATGGACATCATCACAGCCACGAGAACGCCGTCTGGGGCTGGGATGACGAAAATATGTCGCCCGACGAGCTGAAGTTAGTCAACATCTTGAACAGGAGCAAACAAGAGTGA